The Methanococcoides sp. LMO-2 region TGAATGGATGAATGAATGTATTATAATTTGATAGAATGAACCATCAAATAATCAACGAAAGAAATAACTCGGTTCATCCATGCAATACTTATAAAGGATAAATGTATTTGAGAACATAAATCCCAAAAAAGTTTGACAAATCAATGATCATAAAGAACACAAATATCTTTGTTCTTCAGAAGGACTTCAAATGATACGTATTGCAATACCTAACAAAGGAAGATTACACGACCCCACAGTTGACCTGTTCAAAGAAGCAGGCCTTCCGGTACTCGGAGGCTCCAACAGAAAACTGTTCGCAAAGACCACAGACCCTGAAATAACGTTCCTTTTTGCAAGGGCCGCAGACATCCCTGAATATGTACAGGACGGTGCCGCAGACGTAGGGATCACAGGCCTCGATCTCATATCCGAAACAAATTCCGATGTTGAGATGCTGCTTGACCTGAAATACGGTGGAGCAGACCTTGTGCTGGCCGTTCCGGAAGATTCGGAGATCGCATCCCCACAGGACCTCGAAGGAATGAGAGTGGCAACTGAGTTCCCGGTGATCACAGCCAATTATTTTGAGAACCTTGGCATTAGCATTGATGTGGTAAAGGTAAGCGGCGCATGTGAAATGACACCACATGTTGGAATTGCCGATGCCATTGTGGATATTTCAAGCTCAGGAACCACACTTGCAATGAACCATCTGAAGGTGATCGAGAAGGTATTCACTTCATCGATCTACCTCATTGCCAATCACAAGACAGCGGAAGCAGAAGAGAAGGTCCAGCACATCAAAACAGCTCTTGAAAGTGTCCTTCACGCAAAGCAGAAGAGATATCTTATGATGAACGTGCCTTCTGACAAACTTGATGATGTAAAAGAGGAACTTCCAGGACTTGCAGGACCGACTGTGATGAAAGTGGAATCCAAAGAGAATATCGTGGCAGTGCACGCCGTAGTCGATGCGGACATAATATTTGCCACCATAAACCGTCTCAAAAAAGCAGGTGCATTCGACATACTGGTCGTGCCTATTGAGAGAATGATCCCATAAAG contains the following coding sequences:
- the hisG gene encoding ATP phosphoribosyltransferase, whose protein sequence is MIRIAIPNKGRLHDPTVDLFKEAGLPVLGGSNRKLFAKTTDPEITFLFARAADIPEYVQDGAADVGITGLDLISETNSDVEMLLDLKYGGADLVLAVPEDSEIASPQDLEGMRVATEFPVITANYFENLGISIDVVKVSGACEMTPHVGIADAIVDISSSGTTLAMNHLKVIEKVFTSSIYLIANHKTAEAEEKVQHIKTALESVLHAKQKRYLMMNVPSDKLDDVKEELPGLAGPTVMKVESKENIVAVHAVVDADIIFATINRLKKAGAFDILVVPIERMIP